From candidate division KSB1 bacterium:
AAACATCTGCATCATGGCCAACAATGAGGAGTCCACCAGGTGGATGGTCGCCGAGTCGGCACGCCATACCCCAACCGGGTCCCCACCGGACATTTTGACCGGGAATTCCACCTTTGGCTCCGGCTTGGTAGGCTCGCCCTTGTCGCAGCCAAAGTAGAGCCCAGCAAACAGAACCACCAAGGCAAGGAACAGAACTACCGGCGTAGCATTGCGCATAGGCCTCCTCCATGAACGTTTACGACTCCGACTCCACCATCCCCCGTGCCCTTGGAGAGTCCGTCCACACCATGTGCCTCGCATGAACACCGGGACGTCCGAGCACCTGGGTAATAGTATAGCGAACTATTCTGATTTTGTCAAGCTCTTTCTTCCGATGCTTTCCTCCACGCCTGAGGGGAGCCGGGGGCGCCCCGAGAGCCGCCACGCGGCCTGCTCACCGATGGCAGCTCTCCAGCTTGGACGGTGCCACGCCGTGTGTAGCCCCGGGCTGACTTGGCCGAATGCTTGTTCTGGAGAAGCTCGAGGGTGCGTCTGAGATCTGCGGGCGCCAGAAGGGGCGAGTTTTTGCATTGGAGGCGGCTCAGCCTGCGCAGTACCTCCGGTCCGGTGTGCCAAGAGCATTTTTTGGAAAACAAAAAATTTCTCTTGACATTTTGCCTCTTGAGCTATATATTTATGGTGTACAAATGTACACCGAATGGATGGGGAGCAGCGATGGAAGAATTGACGCCAAAACAAGCTTTAGTGCTGAGCCTGATTACCAGACGGGTCAAGGAGGGTGCTCCGCCGACGCTCCAGGAGTTAGCGGATGAGCTGGGCGTGTCCTCCAAGACGGCGGTCACCAAACACCTGGCTGCCCTGGTGAAAAAGGGCTACATCTCCCGTTCCAGTTTGGCGCGAGGCATCAGGTTAGTGCGGTCGCGGGTGGAGGAGGCCCGCGAGCGAGGGGTTCGCGTGCCGCTGTTGGGCACCATCACCGCAGGGCGGCCGGTGCTGGCCCAGCAGAGCATCGAAGACTATCTGACTCTACCGGGCACGTTGGTCCGCTCCACCGGACCCCACTTTGCCTTGCGCGTGCGTGGCGACAGCATGAAGGATGCCGGCATCCTGGACGGCGACATCGTCATCGTCAAGTCCACCAAGGAAGCCGCAAACGGCGACGTGGTGGCCGCGCTCATCGGCGAGGAGGTGACCATCAAACGCCTGGTGATTAAGGGAGAGAAGCGCTACTTAAAAGCCGAAAACCCGGCATTCAGCGACATCTATCCCGAGGAGACATGGAGCATTCAAGGAAAAGTGGTGGGGCTGATTCGCCATCTAGATTGAGCGGTGGCGGCCGCGCTTGTGCTTGTGGCTGCCGGTGATGCTCGTAGTCAATTTGTTTCTGGTGACCGCGGGGCTTGATGCTTGCATAAAGGCCATGGACGAGAGGAGGGTGACGAAGGCCATTCTACATGGAGAGGATGAGGTACGTCTCTTTTTTTACCCGCTAAGGTGAACTAATGTACACCATATGAAACCGCGTGCCATTATATACGCTGACGCCACTGCCTTTCCGGTCCAGGTGGAGCGTCTTCGGAATCCGCGCCTGCGGGGTTATCCGGTAGTGATTGCCCCGCCAGGGGCGCGGGCACAGGTGCTGGCCTTGTCGTTCGAAGCCCGCCAAGCCGGCCTGCGGAAGGGAATGCGCCTGAAGGAGGCCCTCCGTCAATGTCG
This genomic window contains:
- the lexA gene encoding transcriptional repressor LexA, with the translated sequence MEELTPKQALVLSLITRRVKEGAPPTLQELADELGVSSKTAVTKHLAALVKKGYISRSSLARGIRLVRSRVEEARERGVRVPLLGTITAGRPVLAQQSIEDYLTLPGTLVRSTGPHFALRVRGDSMKDAGILDGDIVIVKSTKEAANGDVVAALIGEEVTIKRLVIKGEKRYLKAENPAFSDIYPEETWSIQGKVVGLIRHLD